Below is a genomic region from Aromatoleum aromaticum EbN1.
CAGCGCAACGATTGCGGGCCTTGAGTCGGCAGTGTCACACCTAAGCGCATGCCTTGACGAATTTCGGGCTCTGCTGGTTGAGGTGAATGACGTATGCGGACGCGATGGGCACGGCGGACCACTCGAAGAGGGAGAGTCGGAAATCATCGACAAAGTTCGCGCCGCGCTTTCAATGAGGACAGAAGCCAGACCACAAGAACCGAAGGAAATTTGCAAGTAGCTATGTTCGTTTGCGCAAAGCTATGTAATTTACACGAGTCTTCCCAAGAAGATGCAGCAGGCCATCCGTCACCAGCGTAGATACGGAGAGGCTTTGACGACTGGACGTTCAGCCTGTACGAGCACCGAACTTTGGTTCTGAAAGACTGATCCTGATCCACGCGCCCCTTCAAGAGGGGCGTTTTTTTCTTCTGCCCTGCTACCCTGATTTTACCCGATGAGCAAAATGCGCAACTTCACTCCCCTACCAATCATGCTTTCCTGCACAAGGCCTTTCCGCTGTTCGTGAATCCACCCGGCGCCTATGCGGACGCCCGGCGAGGTCGAGTCGAGCAAGCGCTCGAAGGCGGGTCCGACTTGCCGCGCATACAGCGACGCGTTGCCAAATGCGCAGAAGGCCGATTCAGGGTCTTCCGGAACTGTGATTGCTAGAGCATTCGGGAAAGTTGATGCCTCCACCAAACTTGCAGGGTCCAGATCCCCAAACATGATCACGGGCAGACTGTATGCGGATAGGAACGCCAGGACGTTGTCCATGCGGCTCTCGGTGGCGTCGCCGCGGTAGATGACCAACGCGTCTGCGTATCCGGCCTCGAGGAGGGCTTCGGCAATCTCGGTGCGGAGCAGGCCGTCGAAGACCTCGTAGTTCTCGACCACCAGGGCGACAGGATGCCCGAGGGCGGTGATCTCCCGCCAGTTGATGTCCACGTGGGCATAGTCGGGCAGGCTCAGGTGCCGACCGGAGAGTTTCAAGGCCTGCCCAGGGACTGCTTTTAACGAAATCCGGTCCCGTTTGACTGCGCCCCGGGCGAGCTTTTCTTCGTGCCCAAGATCCAGCGCCTCGGCGCGGGTGAGGCCTTGCCAGGCGCCCGGCTTCACTTGAGCGGCGTCGATGCCGGCCTTGGCCTTGAGCAGCGATGCAATCTCGGCCTTGTCCTTGTCGGAGAAGCGCACGCGTGTGGTGCCGACAGGGAAGCCGATCCCGTAGCGCTGACGAAAATCCTTGAGGCCGGCGCCATCGAGGAATTGAGTCTCGGGGCTCTGAACGATTCGGATCAATGTGTCGATCAGGCGCTTTTCCACAGGCTCAGATCCTTGATCAGAAGGTTTCCGGTGGAGAAAGGCCCCTCGCGACAGTGTTCGTCGTAGCCAATCTCGAGGCCATTGGTGATGCTGGTCCTTTTGGCGAGCATATCGAGCGCGAGCTCGAGCCAGAGTGTGTCGTCGAGCTCGAGCTCAGTTGCATGCTCAGCCCGCCATTGCCGCACTGATACGGGCGCTTGGGCGGCCTTGGCATCCTTGAGCATCTGTCGAAGGGCAAGGACGTGCGGCGGCACCTTGACGATGACCTTGGCGGGGACTTCCTCCGCGGTGAGGGCGCCCGCCTCGCGTCTTTTGCGCGGGCTCTGATCCGCTTTGATTGATTGGGCGATCTCGACCAGCGTGTCCTCGCAAGCGGCATGCGTGACGTCGGGGTGCGCTGCAATCGGAAGGCCTGGCGAGCGCTCGAGCCAGGCTGGCAGATCGGAGGTGTTGTCCCAGGCGCGAGGCTCGTAGTCGGGGGTCTTCTTGAGAAAGAGCCACATCTGCTGGATGCGTTTCGCGCGGGCTTCGATCTTGCGGAATTCGAAGAGGAATTGGCGCAGCGTCTCGTAAATGGTCTGGAGCGTGCTTCGAAAGACTGGGATGCGCGCAAAAAGCTGCGTTCGCAAAAGCGTCTCGATACGCGGAAACGCCTGGATGCGCTCCAGGAGATCGGAGAGATGGAAGGACTCGAGCACTTGAACGAGGGTATGCGTAGCGGCTAAGTAAAATTCATTTTGCAGCTTCTTCGCAGCAAGCGAGGTGACGGCCGCGAACCGGGTTTCGATGTTCGCCTGCAGGTTGGTGATGAAGCCCTGAAGGCTGTCGTTGATCTCGAAAACCGTTTGCGAGATCTCGTCTTCGTAGCTGTCCGTTGCGGCTTGATCGTCCTCGTTGAAGGCTGCGATGTAGAAGTCGGTCAGCTTCTCCAGGTGGGCGAAGATCGCGCCGATGTCGCCTGAGCTTTGAAGGATGCGGTGCGAACTGAAGGCCGATGCGAGAAAGCGCCGCAAGCTGCTATGCAGGCGGTACTCGTCCGGGGAATGTGGCACGAAGACCCGCTGCTGCTGCAGGACTTCGATCGCCTTGCGATTCTCATCGGTACGGATGACGGAGCCTTGATGATAGGCCTCAGAGACGAGATGCCTGTGGGCATGGAGACGCTCGAAGAGCGTGACAGTCACGTCGCGTGTCATAGCATGCGCATCTGATCAGGTTGATCATCGGAGGACTCCTCGACGATCTTCTCGTTGGCCATCAGGAACTCGATGACCTCGACCAGGAAGTCGAGCTTGCCGGTGAACGCGTAGACCTCGCGATCGCGATCAAGCTGGACCAGATACCCGCTCTTGGCAACCTGCGTGAAGACCTTGTCGAGCATGCTCCGAGTGGTCGAATCCGCTGCTGTGAAATCCCTTCCCAGTGAGGCGAAGTTGCGAAGCTCGTCGACAAGTTGAGGGTTTGTCGTCACAGCCCGCAGGATCGACGGGTAGTCAATCCGCTCGCCTGGCGAGGGGGCCTCCTCGTTCCTCAGTGCCTGCATGACGAACTTAAGGAAGTTCACCATCGGCCGCAACTCGTGCTTGATTTCGGCAAAGAGCCGCTTCACTTCGGTGCGCTCATCGGCACCGATGCGTTCAAAGGCCATGTAGTAGGCGTGCCCGCCTGCCGTGCAGGCGAGCCGGCGGCCGATCCGGCGCAGGTACGCATCGACGTCGTTGCGCATTGCGTCTTCTTCGAGGGCGCGAAAGGCTTCAGGCGCGGTGGTTTCGCACAGGAACTTTCCGCCGAGAAGCCGCATGGCGATCACATCAAACATGGTCCGCATCCTCCTCAAGCGTGATCGTGGCGCAGCCAGGATTGTTCTCGAGCTTGCTGCTCCCCTGTGGATCTGCTGCCTGCGGCGACTGCGAGGTTTCGAGCGACCGGTCCTCGTGCGCGAGTTCGGCCTCCATGTCGTCATCCAACACGACGCTGGCGATTCGCCGTTCTTCGAGGATCGTGTAACGGTGCGCGAAGAGGCGCAGCACCTCGGGGTCGGCGTCGGGGAACGCGCTGATCAAGGTCACACGATGCCGATCGAGCAGATTGAAGAGACGCTCGGTGTTCGCCAGATCAAGATTCTTGAGCTCGTCAACGGCACAGACGACCTGTACCGGCGCATCCTTGCGCACACGCTGCAGGAAGCCCAGGAACAGCACGATCAGGATGAGGTACGAGATGCCGTTCGAGCTCACGTGTTCGAGCGTCTTTTCATCGCGCACGGTCACGTGCCGGCCGTTCTCGACGAGATCGATCTCGAGCTGGATCAGATCGACCAGGTCTGCGGAGAGCGTGCTCTCACGCTCGAAGCATTGAGACACCCGGCGCAAGGCCTGGCAGAACTCCTGGTGAGGCAAGTCATCGTCCTGGCGTTCGACCCATAATCTGAACTCCTCGCTCAGCGCCCGAATACTGGGCCAGTAGTTGAGGGTATCGACGGTGGTCTGGATGCGGGCCTGGACGTTCGTGATTTTCTCGAAATCGGCCGAGGAATCGATGCACGTTTGAAGCTCACGGGAAAAGCTCTGCGTGCGATTCTTGAAGGTGCTCAAGGCGCCGTAGAACTCATCGACGGTCTGCCCGAGCAGCGAGGCACCATCACGCAAGACACGACGCGCCTCCAGGTGCCTGCTACCAAACCATTCCTGGATGGCCGGAAGCCACTCGCGCCCTCCCTTGCTCTGTGTCGCGAGATCGCTGCGATAGCTTTCGTAGAAGCGGTCGGGTGCGGTCCCACGGTGCTTAGTGAAAGCCCGCAGGATGACACCCACGTCGTCTTCGATCTTCTTCTCTGCATCAAGCTTGGCGCTCTCGTTGGTGCGCTTGAGCTCATCGAGGTAGGCAAGCGTATGGGCTGCCTCATGGGCGGCTTGGGCTGCATCCGCGTCCTCGCGCACGAAGGCGAGCCTTTCGATTCGGAGCCTGACGCCCGAGAGTTCGCCGTCGATGCGGTGCTCCTGCTTCTCGAGTGCATCGAGCTCCTTCATGAACGCCGCGTTGCGGCGTTCGGCGTCGGCTTGAATCCGCGCGAGTTCGTCCTTTAGGCGGCGAACCTCGGTCTCGATGGTCTCAACTTGGGCGACATAGGCCGGGCGCTGTGGCCATTGGCTTTGAAGCCAGACGTGATACTGCGCGATAGCGGGGCCATCCTTGCGGATTTGCTCGATCGTGGCGTGAAGGGTCGCGATCTCCGTTTCGAGGCGTGAAAGCGTCTGGGGGTCGATGCCTTTGGCGGCAAGACTGCGATGACGCTCCGTTTTCAATCCATCAAGCTGCGCCGCCAGAGCCGTTTGCTCTTTCGCGATGGCTGCTACGATTGCGGCCAGTTTGTCCTTCTTGGTTCCTTCAAGCGCTTTCAAGGCTTGCTGGCGGGCTGTCGTGTTTTCGCGGAGGGTGCGATCGAACGCAGCCAGCATCTGTTTGATTTCGAGTTCGAGCGCCTTCTGCTGCGCGGCGACGTCGCGGCGTTCTTCTTCCGCCTGCTTCTTCGCTCTCGTGCGGCTTTCCTCAAGCTGTCTTTTCAAGGATTGCTGCTCACCGGAGAGGCGACCAAGCCGCTCATCGGCGCCCTGGTAGGTCCGCAAAGCGTCTTCTTCGGCCTTGTCCGCGGCATCGAGTGCGGCCCTCGCTTGCCCGAGGGCTGATTCCTGCGCGGCGTGACGCGCGTGCTCGGCGTCGATGTCGCTCTTGAACTGGGCGATACGCGCCTCGATCGTTTCCTCGTGGGCGTGCCAGGGCGCCTCAATGCGATCGAGCCGCAGGCGCACACCGTACAGGTTCTGCTTCTGCGCTTCGTCGACCTCGGGAACGAGATCGGTGCGCAGCAGCAGCTCGCGCGAAGCGAGTTTTCCGATGTTCTCACGCCAGTCAGGGACCTGAGAACGAAGGAAATGAATCAGCGTACCCGGCGCAGCATCGCCCACCTGCATCGCGGCTTGCAGAGCGCCCTTCTGTTCCTGAAGTCGCGCGTGAATTCGCCCAAGATGGCGGTCGGCTTCATCAAAACGCGTCTTTGCGGCCAGCCTTGCGCGCTGAGCATCCTCACGGCCCTTGCGGGCAGCTTCAAGTGTGCTGCGAGCCTTCTCGCATTCGTCGTCCTTGGCCTCCTTCTGCATCACCAACTCGGGACTGGCTTGCGCATCATTGATGCGGCCGTTGAGCCAACCAATGCGTTCGGCGTAGCCTTTTGCCTCTTCATTGGCTTCACGAAGGGCGCCTTCGTGCTCGTGGCGCAACGCACTCTCGAGGCCCTGGTAATGGGCCTCGCACTCGGCTTTGAGGCGGTCGATTTCTTCGTAGATCGGCGCCCTGCCCTTCTCGATGTCTGCGATCTTTGCTTTGTTGCGTTGGTCCGCCAGAAGCTCTAGCCGTTCGTATTCCTCGGTTACGCTGCGCTGGCTCCCAAGCAATGCGGCAAGGGACTTCTCCTGCAGTTCGAGCTCGGATTGAACCGAAGGCAGACGTTCCTGATCCTGCGCACGGGTCTCGAGCCGCTCGTCCTGATAGCGCTTCGCCTGCGCGTCCAGTCGTTCAAGCTGGGCACGTGCTTGCTTGAGTGCTTCATCCTGGGCTGAAAGGCGCCCTCTCGTCTCGGCCGACTTCTGAGCGACTTGGGCGCGATCGGTTGCGACTTGCTCCTCGAGGGCATTGAGCCCCTCCTTGACCGCTTGAAGCTGTGTCGAGGAGGCCCGCTCGAGCGCCATGAGGTGCCCTTTTGTCAGGCTCAACGAAGCAATCGCCGATTCACGCGTCTTGCTGGCTTCGGCCAGCCCTGCGACCCGCCCTGCCTCGTTCATGACGTCCACGTACGCATCGTGATCGTGAATCCAGACGTCCATCTGGTCACGCTGGGCCCGGATCTCAAGTTGCCCTTCGTCTTGTGCAATGCTCGACACGATGATGGCCCGCAGGTCCCGGAACGTTGCTGCACGCACGAACATGCCGGTCACGATCCGGTCGACATGCGAAAGACGACTCCCGCTACCAGTGAAGGCGAACTGACCAGCCAGGCTGCGCAGTTCACGACGCTCCACGTCGTTCTGGATGATCGAGCGGTACTCGCCACGTGTGAGGGCTCTCGTGCATTGGATACCCTGCTTTTCGACGTGGCGGATGAGTTGGGTGTTGCTCTCCACGATCGATTGCCCGATCACGAAAAGCGCCCGGCGGTACCCCGCTGCGATGAATCGGTACTGAACGCTCTCGCCAGTCACATTCGAATGCAGCACAGCCATGCAGAGCTGCCCGCGGCGAGCGTATTCGAAAACGATGTAGGAAGTGCTGCGCGGAAGGTAGTGGTCAGTGAACGCCTTCTTGCCCTGTTCGCCCTTGAGCATTCGCGCAGCAGCCTCGCCGTAGAAGAGCGGGATGGTGCGCAAGAGTGTGGTCTTGCCGGCGGCATTGATGCCGTTGACGTTGACATGCCCATCGAGCCGCACTTCGCCGATATCGCCCTTGCGATACGAGTCGATCAGGATGATGCGTTCCAGATGGAAGTCGTCAGTGCGCATGGGATCTCGCTCAAATGGGTAACATGTTATCGCTATCTAATAGTATTATCATAGATTCAATCTGAACCTAAAGGATTTCAGTCAGATGGAAGTCGTCAGCCCCAAGCCCTCTGAAGGGGTGCCTAAGCCTCGCAAGAGCGTCGCACACATCGCACGCCTTCACGTACGCAACCGCGAAGGGAAGAGGACGACGATCTCGCTCGATCCAATGGTGATTTCGATACTGGCTGATCAACTTGGCAGCCGGGAGGAAGCGCGTGCCTGGCTCAAGGACGCAGCCTCTAGGACAAAGGCGAGAAAAGGCATCTCGTTCTCGCGCATGGTGCAAACTGCGGCGGTTCGTCAGATTCGCGCGCTATCGTCGGCAGCAACGACCTCCAACCCACTTTAGGACATCACTGTGAACTCAACTGCATTTATCCTGATTGTTATCAGTCACCTTCCCAACTATACGGGAAGCACCATGCTCACACGAACCCCGATCGTGTCGATGCAGGAGTTCGGGACGAGCGCAGCGTGCGAGGATGCGAAGGCCTACATCGAAAATACCATTCTCGAAATCCGCAAGAATCACAACGGCAACCCCACTTGGTCTCATGGCATGTACCAGCACATGGAGTGCAAGCCGAAGGGCTGAACACTCCTGCTATGCTTGTGGGCTGAAGTCACACTCCCGTTGCTTTTTCATGCCGCCCACGACCCCAGCCCAGCTCATCATCAAGTGGAAGAACAACCCGCTCTCCGAGCGTGCCGGCTCACAAGCCTTCTTCCTCGACCTCTGCAGCGTGCTCGGCGTGGAGCCGCCGAACGACCCCGACACCTACTGCTTCGAGCGCGGCGCCACCCGAACGGGCGCGTGCCATGGCTGGGCAGACGTCTGGAAGCGCGGACACTTCGGCTGGGAGAACAAAGGCCCCGGTGGGGATCTGTCCGGTGCGCTACGTCAGCTCATGACCTACGCCCTCGCCCTCGACAACCCGCCGCTGCTGGTCGTCAGTAATCGCGAGATCACCCAGATCCACACCCACTTCACCGGCACGCCGAGCGAGACCTACACGATCCGCCTCGAGGACATCGGCACACCGGAGAACCTGCAGCGCTTGCGCTGGCTGTTCACCGACCCCGAGAAGTTCCGTCCTGGTCGAACGGTGCTCGACATCACGGCCGATGCGGCCGGCCGCTTTGCCGATGTCGCGCAGTCCATGACCGAGCGTGACCACGACCCCGCAAAGGTGGCGCACTTCCTCATCCAGTGCCTGTTCTGCATGTTCGCGGAAGACATCGGCCTGCTACCCAAAAAGCTTTTCGAGCGGGTGATCGCGAAGCGCCAGGGCGACCCGGCCAAACTCGCAGCCTCGATGGCGGAGATGTTCGAGGCCATGCGCAAGGGCGGCGATTTCCTCCTGGAAGACATCGCCTACTTCAACGGAGGATTGTTCGAGCACGTGGAGGTGCTCGAACTCGCCCCTGAAGAGATCAGTGCCCTGCTTGCCGCAAGCCGCATGGACTGGAGCGCGATCGAGCCCTCGATCCTCGGAACCTTGTTCGAACGCGGCCTTGATCCGAAGGTGCGCGCCCCGCTTGGGGCGAACTACACCGATCCGACCACGATCATGAAGCTCGTGAAGCCGGTGATCGTCGAACCGCTCGAACGCGAATGGGAAGCCGCCAAGACCAGGATCGCCCCCCTGGTCGAGAAGTACCACGCCGGCGGAAAGGGCTCGCAGAAGGCCGAACAGGAAGCACAGGTGCTTTTCCTGGGCTATCTGGAGCGCCTGAAGATCTTCCGCGTCCTTGATCCGGCCTGCGGCTCCGGCAACTTCCTGTATCTCGCCTTGCGTGCGCTGAAGGACCTCGAGCACCGCGCCAACCTAGATGCCGAGGCGCTTGGGCTGCATCGCCAGCTGACGATCGAGACCAGCCCCGACAACGTGCGCGGCATCGAGATCAACGCCTACGCCGCGGAGCTCGCACGAGTGACGGTCTGGATCGGCGAGATTCAATGGATGCTCAAACACGGCTACGACTGCCGGAGAAACCCGATCCTCGCGCGCCTGGACCACATCGAGAACCGCGATGCGCTGCTGAACCCGGACTGCACCGAGGCGGAATGGCCGGTGGTCGACGTGATCGTAGGCAATCCCCCGTTCCTCGGCGACAAGCGCATGCGTGGCGAACTCGGCGCCGAGATGACCGCGAAGATCCGGGCCTGCTACGAGGGCCGGGTTCCCGGGGGCGCAGACCTCGTGCTCTACTGGTTTGAGAAGGCCCGAGCGCAAATCGAGGCCAAGCGCTGCGAGTCGGCCGGCCTCGTCGCGACAAACTCGATCCGCGGGGGGGCGAACCGAAAGGTGCTGGACCGCATTGTCGAGAGCACCCGGATCTTCAGGGCGTGGAGCGATGAGCCGTGGGTGAATGAAGGCGCCGCAGTACGGGTGTCGCTGGTCTGCTTCGGGAATCGCACCGACGCGGTGCTTGATGGGCGCCCAGTGCAGGAGGTTCACGCAGACCTGACTGCTACTGACGGAGGGCACGACTCGCCCAGCGACCTCACGGCAGCGCAAGCCCTCATCGAGAACGAAGGGGTCGCTTTCAGCGGGATCACGAAAAAGGGGAAGTTCGACCTGACCCGGGCGGAAGCGATCGAGCTGCTCCTGTACGGCGGAAATCCGCATGGAAGGCCAAACTCTGACGTCGTCGTCCCATGGATGAATGGCGACGGGGTCACAGGCCGGAATCCGGAGTCATGGATCATCAGCTTCGGTGAGCGCACAGAGGACGAGGCTCGCTGCTACGAGGGCCCGTATGCTCGGGTCGAGCTTCTTGTGAAGGAGCAACGGCTCGCAACTGGATCACCGGCGGAGAAGCGCGACTGGTGGAAGCTGGGCCGACGGGCGCCTGCCATGTTCGACGCCATCGCCCCACTGGAGCGCTTTATTGTGACGCCAGAAACGGCAAAGC
It encodes:
- a CDS encoding ATP-binding protein → MRTDDFHLERIILIDSYRKGDIGEVRLDGHVNVNGINAAGKTTLLRTIPLFYGEAAARMLKGEQGKKAFTDHYLPRSTSYIVFEYARRGQLCMAVLHSNVTGESVQYRFIAAGYRRALFVIGQSIVESNTQLIRHVEKQGIQCTRALTRGEYRSIIQNDVERRELRSLAGQFAFTGSGSRLSHVDRIVTGMFVRAATFRDLRAIIVSSIAQDEGQLEIRAQRDQMDVWIHDHDAYVDVMNEAGRVAGLAEASKTRESAIASLSLTKGHLMALERASSTQLQAVKEGLNALEEQVATDRAQVAQKSAETRGRLSAQDEALKQARAQLERLDAQAKRYQDERLETRAQDQERLPSVQSELELQEKSLAALLGSQRSVTEEYERLELLADQRNKAKIADIEKGRAPIYEEIDRLKAECEAHYQGLESALRHEHEGALREANEEAKGYAERIGWLNGRINDAQASPELVMQKEAKDDECEKARSTLEAARKGREDAQRARLAAKTRFDEADRHLGRIHARLQEQKGALQAAMQVGDAAPGTLIHFLRSQVPDWRENIGKLASRELLLRTDLVPEVDEAQKQNLYGVRLRLDRIEAPWHAHEETIEARIAQFKSDIDAEHARHAAQESALGQARAALDAADKAEEDALRTYQGADERLGRLSGEQQSLKRQLEESRTRAKKQAEEERRDVAAQQKALELEIKQMLAAFDRTLRENTTARQQALKALEGTKKDKLAAIVAAIAKEQTALAAQLDGLKTERHRSLAAKGIDPQTLSRLETEIATLHATIEQIRKDGPAIAQYHVWLQSQWPQRPAYVAQVETIETEVRRLKDELARIQADAERRNAAFMKELDALEKQEHRIDGELSGVRLRIERLAFVREDADAAQAAHEAAHTLAYLDELKRTNESAKLDAEKKIEDDVGVILRAFTKHRGTAPDRFYESYRSDLATQSKGGREWLPAIQEWFGSRHLEARRVLRDGASLLGQTVDEFYGALSTFKNRTQSFSRELQTCIDSSADFEKITNVQARIQTTVDTLNYWPSIRALSEEFRLWVERQDDDLPHQEFCQALRRVSQCFERESTLSADLVDLIQLEIDLVENGRHVTVRDEKTLEHVSSNGISYLILIVLFLGFLQRVRKDAPVQVVCAVDELKNLDLANTERLFNLLDRHRVTLISAFPDADPEVLRLFAHRYTILEERRIASVVLDDDMEAELAHEDRSLETSQSPQAADPQGSSKLENNPGCATITLEEDADHV
- a CDS encoding condensin complex protein MksE; translation: MFDVIAMRLLGGKFLCETTAPEAFRALEEDAMRNDVDAYLRRIGRRLACTAGGHAYYMAFERIGADERTEVKRLFAEIKHELRPMVNFLKFVMQALRNEEAPSPGERIDYPSILRAVTTNPQLVDELRNFASLGRDFTAADSTTRSMLDKVFTQVAKSGYLVQLDRDREVYAFTGKLDFLVEVIEFLMANEKIVEESSDDQPDQMRML
- a CDS encoding class I SAM-dependent DNA methyltransferase, whose product is MPPTTPAQLIIKWKNNPLSERAGSQAFFLDLCSVLGVEPPNDPDTYCFERGATRTGACHGWADVWKRGHFGWENKGPGGDLSGALRQLMTYALALDNPPLLVVSNREITQIHTHFTGTPSETYTIRLEDIGTPENLQRLRWLFTDPEKFRPGRTVLDITADAAGRFADVAQSMTERDHDPAKVAHFLIQCLFCMFAEDIGLLPKKLFERVIAKRQGDPAKLAASMAEMFEAMRKGGDFLLEDIAYFNGGLFEHVEVLELAPEEISALLAASRMDWSAIEPSILGTLFERGLDPKVRAPLGANYTDPTTIMKLVKPVIVEPLEREWEAAKTRIAPLVEKYHAGGKGSQKAEQEAQVLFLGYLERLKIFRVLDPACGSGNFLYLALRALKDLEHRANLDAEALGLHRQLTIETSPDNVRGIEINAYAAELARVTVWIGEIQWMLKHGYDCRRNPILARLDHIENRDALLNPDCTEAEWPVVDVIVGNPPFLGDKRMRGELGAEMTAKIRACYEGRVPGGADLVLYWFEKARAQIEAKRCESAGLVATNSIRGGANRKVLDRIVESTRIFRAWSDEPWVNEGAAVRVSLVCFGNRTDAVLDGRPVQEVHADLTATDGGHDSPSDLTAAQALIENEGVAFSGITKKGKFDLTRAEAIELLLYGGNPHGRPNSDVVVPWMNGDGVTGRNPESWIISFGERTEDEARCYEGPYARVELLVKEQRLATGSPAEKRDWWKLGRRAPAMFDAIAPLERFIVTPETAKHRVFVWMKPPIIPDKNLVVIARADDVTFGVIHSRLHEVWALRMGTSLEDRPRYTSKSTFRTFPFPAGMTPADTAAGAPTGPQAEAIAATARRLNELRENWLNPAEWVDRIPEVVPGYPDRIIPKPGHEAELKKRTLTNLYNLRPAWLDGAHKTLDVAVAAAYGWTDYTPEMPDDEILRRLLALNLFQN
- a CDS encoding DUF7281 domain-containing protein, with the translated sequence MEKRLIDTLIRIVQSPETQFLDGAGLKDFRQRYGIGFPVGTTRVRFSDKDKAEIASLLKAKAGIDAAQVKPGAWQGLTRAEALDLGHEEKLARGAVKRDRISLKAVPGQALKLSGRHLSLPDYAHVDINWREITALGHPVALVVENYEVFDGLLRTEIAEALLEAGYADALVIYRGDATESRMDNVLAFLSAYSLPVIMFGDLDPASLVEASTFPNALAITVPEDPESAFCAFGNASLYARQVGPAFERLLDSTSPGVRIGAGWIHEQRKGLVQESMIGRGVKLRILLIG